Proteins co-encoded in one Quercus robur chromosome 8, dhQueRobu3.1, whole genome shotgun sequence genomic window:
- the LOC126697802 gene encoding staphylococcal-like nuclease CAN2 isoform X2: protein MFVLRFLCGQWCKPTTDEDLESQGYQGVLAVNVGVAALAHDLFHFEITSQVPEGLSKNVVSSKKAQANWYRKLLEAWRAAKPPPKTPEEAARLVIETLKRHQKADVEGLLAFYGLPLPHTLVQLTAGAPTSLPAGVKYEFQTFPVDSRAIADGDGMTVYVSTTDPRESSCVPREVQVAAVQRSQARAEKNYTKADAIHEKIIESGYRGIDAPENAMPYGKEAKEELTKVVQGKCLRVLVYGEDQYGRCVADIYCDGKFVQELMLKKGFAWHYATYDQRPELARWEKEARATRVGLWASSNPEKPWEWRRKNKKKGQKRIRRKDKSEGR, encoded by the exons ATGTTCGTCTTAAGGTTCTTATGTGGGCAATGGTGCAAGCCCACAACAGATGAGGACTTGGAATCACAAGGATATCAAGGTGTGTTGGCTGTCAACGTTGGTGTTGCTGCTCTAGCTCATGATCTCTTTCACTTCGAGATCACCTCCCAG GTCCCGGAAGGACTCAGCAAGAATGTTGTCTCGTCTAAGAAGGCTCAAGCTAATTG GTACAGAAAATTATTAGAGGCATGGAGAGCAGCAAAACCCCCTCCAAAAACACCTGAAGAAGCTGCTAGGCTTGTCATTGAGACTCTAAAGAGACACCAAAAGGCAGATGTTGAG GGTTTATTGGCCTTCTATGGTCTTCCTCTTCCTCATACCCTAGTCCAACTTACTGCTGGGGCCCCAACATCATTGCCTGCAGGAGTAAAGTATGAATTTCAGACATTTCCG GTTGATTCAAGAGCTATAGCAGATGGAGATGGGATGACAGTGTATGTCAGTACAACAGACCCAAGGGAGTCATCTTGTGTTCCTAGAGAAGTACAAGTAGCAGCTGTCCAAAGATCACAAGCGCGTGCTgagaaaaattatacaaaagcAGATGCAATTCACGAAAAAATTATTGAGTCCGGATATCG GGGAATAGATGCACCAGAGAATGCAATGCCATATGGGAAAGAAGCAAAGGAGGAGCTGACAAAGGTTGTGCAAGGAAAGTGCTTGCGAGTCCTTGTTTATGGGGAAGATCAATATGGCCGTTGCGTAGCTGACATATATTGTGATGGCAAATTTGTTCAG GAATTAATGCTCAAGAAAGGTTTTGCATGGCACTATGCAACCTACGACCAACGCCCAGAACTTGCAAGA TGGGAAAAAGAGGCACGAGCCACAAGAGTTGGCCTGTGGGCTTCATCGAATCCTGAGAAGCCATGGGAATGGAGaaggaagaataagaagaaaggaCAAAAGAGAATACGGAGAAAGGACAAAAGCGAAGGTAGATGA
- the LOC126696662 gene encoding sufE-like protein 1, chloroplastic/mitochondrial: MDGSVENVNFGSNSDLDSKDGNVNVELDSEVSGERNSVQSSNSGGLGSRGTRIKEKLERELSPVAIKVEDISYQHARLAGVRGSDGETHFNVKVVSKEFEGKSLVKRHRLVYGLLQDELQSGLHALSIVAKTPSEVNGS, translated from the exons ATGGATGGCAGTGTTGAAAATGTGAACTTTGGATCAAATTCTGATCTGG ATAGCAAAGATGGAAATGTGAATGTTGAATTGGATTCTGAGGTGAGTGGAGAAAGAAACTCGGTTCAGAGTTCGAATTCAGGTGGTTTGGGGAGTAGAGGGACAAGAATAAAGGAGAAATTGGAGAGAGAGCTTAGTCCGGTGGCCATAAAAGTGGAAGATATCTCTTATCAGCATGCTAGGCTTGCTGGTGTTAGAGGAAGTGATGGGGAGACACATTTTAATGTAAAAGTTGTGTCTAAGGAGTTTGAAGGGAAAAGTTTGGTTAAGAGGCACAGGCTTGTTTATGGTTTATTGCAAGATGAGTTACAGAGTGGACTACACGCATTGTCCATTGTGGCAAAGACACCTTCTGAAGTTAATGGAAGTTGA
- the LOC126697802 gene encoding staphylococcal-like nuclease CAN2 isoform X1 → MFVLRFLCGQWCKPTTDEDLESQGYQGVLAVNVGVAALAHDLFHFEITSQVPEGLSKNVVSSKKAQANWYRKLLEAWRAAKPPPKTPEEAARLVIETLKRHQKADVEGLLAFYGLPLPHTLVQLTAGAPTSLPAGVKYEFQTFPVDSRAIADGDGMTVYVSTTDPRESSCVPREVQVAAVQRSQARAEKNYTKADAIHEKIIESGYRVLDFQNNEEILARIYRIRLRGIDAPENAMPYGKEAKEELTKVVQGKCLRVLVYGEDQYGRCVADIYCDGKFVQELMLKKGFAWHYATYDQRPELARWEKEARATRVGLWASSNPEKPWEWRRKNKKKGQKRIRRKDKSEGR, encoded by the exons ATGTTCGTCTTAAGGTTCTTATGTGGGCAATGGTGCAAGCCCACAACAGATGAGGACTTGGAATCACAAGGATATCAAGGTGTGTTGGCTGTCAACGTTGGTGTTGCTGCTCTAGCTCATGATCTCTTTCACTTCGAGATCACCTCCCAG GTCCCGGAAGGACTCAGCAAGAATGTTGTCTCGTCTAAGAAGGCTCAAGCTAATTG GTACAGAAAATTATTAGAGGCATGGAGAGCAGCAAAACCCCCTCCAAAAACACCTGAAGAAGCTGCTAGGCTTGTCATTGAGACTCTAAAGAGACACCAAAAGGCAGATGTTGAG GGTTTATTGGCCTTCTATGGTCTTCCTCTTCCTCATACCCTAGTCCAACTTACTGCTGGGGCCCCAACATCATTGCCTGCAGGAGTAAAGTATGAATTTCAGACATTTCCG GTTGATTCAAGAGCTATAGCAGATGGAGATGGGATGACAGTGTATGTCAGTACAACAGACCCAAGGGAGTCATCTTGTGTTCCTAGAGAAGTACAAGTAGCAGCTGTCCAAAGATCACAAGCGCGTGCTgagaaaaattatacaaaagcAGATGCAATTCACGAAAAAATTATTGAGTCCGGATATCG GGTACTCGATTTTCAGAACAATGAGGAAATCCTCGCTCGAATTTATCGAATTCGACTAAG GGGAATAGATGCACCAGAGAATGCAATGCCATATGGGAAAGAAGCAAAGGAGGAGCTGACAAAGGTTGTGCAAGGAAAGTGCTTGCGAGTCCTTGTTTATGGGGAAGATCAATATGGCCGTTGCGTAGCTGACATATATTGTGATGGCAAATTTGTTCAG GAATTAATGCTCAAGAAAGGTTTTGCATGGCACTATGCAACCTACGACCAACGCCCAGAACTTGCAAGA TGGGAAAAAGAGGCACGAGCCACAAGAGTTGGCCTGTGGGCTTCATCGAATCCTGAGAAGCCATGGGAATGGAGaaggaagaataagaagaaaggaCAAAAGAGAATACGGAGAAAGGACAAAAGCGAAGGTAGATGA